The following DNA comes from Chitinophaga nivalis.
TCAGCCTGTCTTTGTATACGTGCCTGTAATTCATCCAACGAAAACCGCTGCAGATCGGCGGCATCAGCGCCAGGAAAAGCGGCCAGCTGTTGATCCAGGGAGGCCTGATCCTGTATACCGGCAGTATCCAGTAGCTGCCAGTTTCGTTCAGACTCGCTCATGTACAGCAAGTCATCAATGAGCGGGAGTACTCCCTGCGTAAAGGTATTTATATCCATACTCAAAGATATTTAATCCCTCCACAGAAAGTGATATACGAAATTAAGGATTTATGAATTCTGGCAGCGGCACAGCCGCAGTACATTGAAGAGGATGCCTTACTGTTG
Coding sequences within:
- a CDS encoding nuclease A inhibitor family protein, encoding MDINTFTQGVLPLIDDLLYMSESERNWQLLDTAGIQDQASLDQQLAAFPGADAADLQRFSLDELQARIQRQADPGEEFMVQLANRYDVLFAFLREHLTDIAVIRSGSVQVQVFVTGFLADGTAVVLHTEAIET